One window of Streptomyces sp. NBC_00273 genomic DNA carries:
- a CDS encoding VMAP-C domain-containing protein yields the protein MPNERGVRMTDGRTTGSARAFELLEPLVQAATVRVHAPPGGYDNPRSHRTGPTWGSGFFIAPGWVLTCAHVVGEGGAAVRLTGREVGITFSAGSITGTVTGRVECVLPERLEERRPGRHALWDLPDLALIRVLAPVSHACVWLTDRSRPRFDEVAYFGCTEDLGTPEITGRTTRLRGTAGNGAAIRLGDDDEIEAGMSGGPVVDLVRGEVVGVLKARRQAGGGGLAVSVVQLRTLPMAARGQVGLYRRIMQAHDLYHYDQHLSDLDNRRTWTDVHGELPPEEGDPYAGRGRLTPGERTTLFGLLAELPPPGSSEVVRALVEEARGEEPDPLPPAPLSWRDGLGLLHDPPGGTAEAAAMLRYATDVSVAEYREPVTPGADEELWDWVRATAERLWRPLRRELGERHERGLAERERRRRASAGRAVHGPARRSGGLPPGASVLLEVWAHGWEDLYDWRVSVLAGPAHAGRVTPVDSGVRATLAGLPEALRAPLAEGFRRCDTHEAAALLEVAVAPALFGLAVDEWVVVGGVPLGVQRPVVLRHPAGANPAVANPAVANPGGANPGGAREHPADREGTDASARWARVQAGPLQDERADCIRGRPRSPATEWLTGLPDNTVPVHCRAADQEPTLGSLHAVRDAGYGVVVTRRPPPDPGASCAPFHRGLREELADAGRAEVLPVRLQNLRGRAYGADPDAYWAAGTGLVWEDPARPLPEEEPLQGDL from the coding sequence ATGCCCAACGAGCGGGGGGTGCGGATGACGGACGGGCGCACGACCGGGTCCGCGCGCGCCTTCGAGCTTCTGGAGCCCCTCGTCCAGGCGGCGACCGTACGCGTTCACGCCCCGCCGGGCGGGTATGACAACCCTCGCAGTCATCGGACCGGTCCCACGTGGGGGAGCGGCTTCTTCATCGCCCCCGGCTGGGTCCTGACGTGCGCGCACGTGGTCGGCGAAGGGGGTGCTGCGGTGCGTCTGACGGGACGCGAGGTCGGCATCACCTTTTCCGCCGGGAGCATCACCGGCACGGTCACCGGGCGCGTGGAGTGCGTACTGCCCGAGCGGCTGGAGGAGCGGAGGCCCGGCCGGCACGCGCTGTGGGACCTGCCAGACCTGGCGCTGATCAGGGTGCTGGCCCCCGTCTCGCACGCCTGCGTGTGGCTGACCGACCGCTCCAGGCCGCGCTTCGACGAGGTCGCCTACTTCGGCTGCACCGAGGACCTCGGCACCCCCGAGATCACCGGCCGCACCACCCGGCTGCGCGGGACCGCCGGGAACGGCGCGGCCATCCGGCTCGGCGACGACGACGAGATCGAGGCCGGCATGTCCGGCGGGCCCGTGGTGGACCTCGTCCGCGGCGAGGTCGTCGGCGTGCTCAAGGCCCGGCGGCAGGCGGGGGGCGGCGGGCTCGCCGTCTCCGTCGTACAGCTGCGCACCCTGCCGATGGCCGCGCGGGGCCAGGTCGGGCTCTACCGCCGGATCATGCAGGCCCACGACCTGTACCACTACGACCAGCACCTCAGCGATCTCGACAACCGGCGGACCTGGACGGACGTGCACGGCGAGCTCCCGCCGGAGGAGGGCGACCCGTACGCCGGCCGGGGCCGGCTCACTCCCGGCGAGCGCACCACCCTGTTCGGGCTGCTGGCGGAGCTGCCCCCGCCGGGCTCCTCCGAGGTCGTACGCGCCCTGGTCGAGGAGGCGCGCGGCGAGGAGCCGGACCCGCTGCCGCCGGCCCCGCTGAGCTGGCGCGACGGGCTGGGGCTGCTGCACGACCCGCCGGGCGGGACCGCGGAGGCCGCGGCGATGCTCCGGTACGCGACCGACGTGAGCGTGGCCGAGTACCGGGAGCCGGTCACCCCGGGCGCGGACGAGGAACTGTGGGACTGGGTACGGGCCACGGCCGAGCGGCTGTGGCGGCCGCTGCGGCGCGAGTTGGGCGAGCGCCACGAGCGGGGCCTCGCCGAGCGCGAGCGGCGCCGCCGGGCTTCGGCGGGGCGGGCGGTGCACGGCCCGGCGCGGCGGTCCGGCGGGCTGCCGCCCGGGGCCTCGGTGCTGCTGGAGGTGTGGGCGCACGGCTGGGAGGACCTCTACGACTGGCGGGTCTCGGTGCTGGCCGGTCCCGCACACGCCGGTCGGGTGACGCCCGTGGACTCGGGCGTACGGGCCACCCTGGCCGGCCTGCCGGAGGCCCTGCGGGCCCCGCTCGCCGAGGGCTTCCGGCGCTGCGACACCCACGAGGCCGCGGCCCTGCTCGAAGTGGCCGTGGCGCCCGCGCTGTTCGGGCTCGCGGTGGACGAATGGGTGGTGGTGGGCGGCGTACCGCTCGGCGTGCAGCGGCCGGTGGTCCTGCGCCACCCCGCCGGGGCGAACCCCGCCGTCGCGAACCCCGCCGTCGCGAACCCGGGCGGGGCGAACCCGGGCGGGGCCAGGGAGCACCCCGCCGACCGCGAAGGTACCGACGCGTCCGCCCGCTGGGCGCGGGTCCAGGCGGGACCCCTGCAGGACGAACGCGCCGACTGCATACGGGGGCGCCCGCGCAGCCCCGCCACCGAGTGGCTGACGGGACTCCCCGACAACACCGTGCCGGTGCACTGCCGGGCGGCCGACCAGGAGCCCACGCTCGGCTCGCTGCACGCCGTACGGGACGCCGGGTACGGGGTGGTGGTGACCCGGCGGCCGCCGCCGGACCCCGGGGCCTCCTGCGCCCCCTTCCACCGCGGGCTGCGGGAGGAACTGGCCGACGCCGGGCGGGCGGAGGTGCTCCCGGTCCGCCTGCAGAACCTGCGGGGGCGGGCGTACGGGGCGGACCCCGACGCCTACTGGGCGGCCGGGACGGGGCTGGTGTGGGAGGACCCGGCGCGGCCGCTGCCGGAAGAGGAGCCGCTCCAGGGCGACCTGTGA
- a CDS encoding AAA family ATPase — protein sequence MNDEWLIYRGVGEPHDGIDALPDPPPWRDFDGGPVAEPGGPAQVADGNVARRLGAHRQAAELHRPEPEELEAINAALYLRRPLLVTGFPGTGKSTLAHAVAHELKLGRVLRWPVVSRTVLQDGLYRYDALARLQDVQIAASGGGAPAAAAVAVPAAAAASGVPGIGKYIRLGPLGTALLPTARPRVLLIDELDKSDIDLPNDLLNVLEEGEFALPELERVADSEPEVQVLTDDGTKVTVRGGRVRCRAFPFIILTSNGERDFPAALLRRCIQLKLGQPGEKRLATLVRAHLGEEAARLGADLIREFLSRSQSELVAADQLLNALYLTHYAAPPTREDLADLLIQRLDRPR from the coding sequence ATGAATGACGAGTGGCTCATATACCGCGGGGTGGGCGAGCCCCACGACGGGATCGACGCCCTGCCCGACCCGCCGCCCTGGCGGGACTTCGACGGCGGTCCCGTGGCGGAACCGGGCGGTCCGGCCCAGGTCGCCGACGGCAACGTGGCCCGGCGGCTCGGGGCGCACCGGCAGGCCGCCGAGCTGCACCGGCCGGAACCGGAGGAGCTGGAGGCCATCAACGCGGCCCTCTACTTACGGCGGCCGCTGCTCGTGACCGGCTTCCCCGGCACCGGGAAGTCCACCCTCGCGCACGCCGTCGCCCACGAGCTGAAGCTGGGGCGGGTGCTCCGGTGGCCGGTGGTGTCCCGGACCGTGCTCCAGGACGGCCTCTACCGGTACGACGCCCTGGCCCGGCTGCAGGACGTCCAGATCGCCGCGAGCGGCGGGGGCGCCCCGGCCGCCGCCGCGGTCGCAGTCCCGGCCGCCGCCGCGGCTTCCGGGGTGCCCGGCATCGGGAAGTACATTCGGCTCGGGCCGCTCGGCACCGCCCTGCTGCCCACGGCCCGGCCCCGCGTCCTGCTCATCGACGAGCTCGACAAGAGCGACATAGACCTCCCCAACGACCTGCTGAACGTGCTGGAGGAAGGGGAGTTCGCCCTCCCCGAGCTGGAACGGGTCGCCGACAGCGAGCCCGAGGTCCAAGTGCTCACCGACGACGGGACCAAGGTCACCGTCCGCGGCGGCCGCGTGCGCTGCCGGGCCTTCCCGTTCATCATCCTGACCAGCAACGGGGAACGGGACTTCCCGGCCGCCCTGCTGCGCCGCTGCATCCAGCTGAAGCTCGGTCAACCCGGCGAGAAGCGGCTCGCCACCTTGGTCCGCGCCCACCTCGGCGAGGAGGCGGCCCGCCTCGGAGCCGACCTGATCAGGGAGTTCCTCAGCCGCTCCCAGTCCGAGCTGGTCGCCGCCGACCAGCTGCTCAACGCCTTGTACCTGACCCACTACGCCGCCCCGCCCACCCGGGAGGACCTCGCGGACCTGCTCATCCAGCGCCTCGACCGCCCGAGGTGA
- a CDS encoding protein-L-isoaspartate O-methyltransferase family protein: MTAGLLREPWLAEAFDEVDREAFVPGAVWLPVRDAEGLWTFVDRDEEPDVWRHAVWNPHQSVVTQLDDGDMTPGPSAGDFTSSVSALDIVMRKLQHLDLTPRSRVLEIGYASGYHTALLCERVGSDRVVAIEVDDELARAGAANLKAAGYDPELIVGDGLEGVPGGEPFSRIINTASLRRVPYAWIEQSRRSGVILTPFGTAYSNSGLLRLRVDTSGTKAQGAFIGESSYMWIRSERPTVDLQVPDDSTSRKSPIDPAQVLGAGYLQDFAIGLQVPDVSYSHRGEGDDRQVQFVDEAGTSATIVRYGDWWEEDAVRSWGPRDLWAEVTAAYTWYELRGRPHITRFGVTVDGSGQYAWLDDPRQLVGS; encoded by the coding sequence GTGACAGCAGGGTTACTGCGCGAGCCATGGCTGGCCGAGGCCTTCGACGAGGTCGACCGCGAAGCGTTCGTCCCGGGAGCCGTCTGGCTCCCGGTCCGGGACGCCGAAGGCCTCTGGACCTTCGTGGACCGCGACGAGGAGCCGGACGTCTGGCGCCACGCCGTCTGGAACCCTCACCAGTCGGTCGTCACCCAGCTGGACGACGGCGACATGACACCCGGCCCCAGCGCGGGTGACTTCACGTCCTCCGTGTCAGCCCTGGACATCGTCATGCGGAAGCTCCAGCACTTGGACCTCACACCCCGGTCCCGCGTCCTGGAGATCGGCTACGCATCCGGCTACCACACGGCCCTGCTGTGTGAGCGCGTCGGCTCGGATCGGGTGGTTGCCATCGAGGTGGATGACGAGCTTGCACGTGCGGGCGCCGCGAACCTCAAGGCGGCCGGCTACGACCCGGAGCTCATCGTCGGGGACGGGCTCGAAGGCGTCCCCGGCGGGGAGCCGTTCAGCCGGATCATCAACACGGCGTCCCTGCGGCGCGTTCCGTACGCCTGGATCGAGCAGTCCAGGCGGAGCGGGGTGATCCTCACCCCGTTCGGGACGGCCTACAGCAACTCGGGGCTCCTGCGGCTCCGCGTCGACACCTCGGGAACGAAGGCGCAGGGAGCCTTCATCGGCGAGTCCTCGTACATGTGGATCCGCTCCGAGCGGCCGACTGTCGACCTCCAGGTTCCGGACGATTCGACCAGCCGGAAGTCGCCGATCGATCCCGCTCAGGTTCTGGGGGCCGGCTACCTCCAGGATTTCGCCATCGGCCTCCAGGTCCCGGACGTCTCCTACTCACACCGCGGGGAGGGCGACGACCGGCAGGTCCAGTTCGTGGACGAGGCTGGCACCTCGGCAACGATCGTCCGCTACGGCGACTGGTGGGAGGAGGACGCCGTCCGCTCGTGGGGACCGCGCGATCTCTGGGCGGAGGTGACTGCGGCGTACACGTGGTACGAGTTGCGAGGACGGCCGCACATCACCCGCTTCGGCGTCACGGTCGACGGGTCCGGCCAGTACGCATGGCTGGACGACCCCCGACAGCTCGTCGGCTCCTGA
- a CDS encoding DUF6104 family protein — protein sequence MYFTDRGIEELEKRRGEEEVTFEWLAEQLRTFVDLNPDFEVPVERLATWLARLDDEDEDEE from the coding sequence TTGTACTTCACCGATCGCGGCATCGAGGAGCTGGAGAAGCGGCGCGGAGAGGAGGAGGTCACCTTCGAGTGGCTCGCCGAGCAGCTGCGCACCTTCGTCGACCTGAACCCGGACTTCGAGGTCCCGGTGGAACGCCTGGCCACCTGGCTGGCCCGGCTGGACGACGAGGACGAGGACGAGGAGTGA